Proteins from a single region of Pseudomonas phenolilytica:
- a CDS encoding mechanosensitive ion channel family protein codes for MEFDPWTQSLLSAMSSLWASVAAFIPRLFGALVVVLLGFVVAKLLDTLLSKVLAKLGLDRLMAGTGLTKLLGRAGIRVPVSVLIGKVVYWFVLLIFLVSAAESLGLERVSATLDVLALYVPKVFGAALILIAGVLLAQLFSGVVRGAAESVGIDYANGLARIAQGLVIIIAISVSIGQLEIKTELLNYVIAIVLISVGLAVALAFGLGSRELVSQILAGIYVRELYEVGQHVSLEDVEGQIEEIGTVKTLLLCSDGELVSVANRVLLERRVGSR; via the coding sequence ATGGAATTCGATCCCTGGACTCAGAGTTTGCTGTCCGCGATGAGCTCGCTCTGGGCTTCCGTAGCGGCATTCATTCCGCGCCTGTTTGGCGCGCTCGTAGTCGTACTGCTCGGCTTCGTGGTGGCCAAGCTGCTGGATACCTTGTTGTCGAAGGTGCTCGCGAAGCTGGGGCTGGATCGGCTGATGGCCGGCACCGGTCTGACGAAGTTGCTGGGGCGTGCCGGAATTCGGGTTCCAGTCTCGGTGCTGATCGGCAAGGTGGTCTATTGGTTCGTCCTGCTGATTTTCCTCGTCTCGGCAGCCGAGTCCCTTGGGCTGGAGCGGGTGTCAGCCACGCTGGACGTCTTGGCGCTCTATGTTCCCAAGGTCTTTGGTGCGGCCCTGATACTCATTGCCGGTGTGCTTTTGGCTCAGCTATTCAGTGGCGTGGTCCGAGGTGCGGCAGAGAGCGTTGGTATCGATTACGCCAACGGGCTGGCTCGCATTGCGCAGGGACTGGTCATCATCATCGCTATTTCCGTGTCGATCGGGCAGCTGGAAATCAAAACGGAACTGTTGAACTACGTCATCGCCATCGTGCTGATCTCGGTAGGGCTGGCAGTGGCCTTGGCGTTCGGGCTCGGTAGTCGTGAGCTCGTCAGCCAGATCCTTGCCGGGATCTACGTGCGCGAGCTTTACGAGGTCGGACAACATGTCTCCCTTGAGGATGTCGAAGGACAGATCGAGGAGATTGGCACCGTCAAAACGCTACTGTTGTGCAGCGATGGCGAGCTCGTTTCCGTAGCCAACCGGGTTTTGCTGGAGCGGCGGGTAGGCAGCCGCTGA
- the ppsR gene encoding posphoenolpyruvate synthetase regulatory kinase/phosphorylase PpsR, translated as MKRTAFFISDGTGITAETLGQSLLAQFENISFTKLTRPYIDSAEKARAMVQQINNAADRDGARPIIFDTLVNQEIRDILAESNGFMIDIFSSFLAPLEHELMSRSSYSVGKSHSISHNTNYMERIDAVNFALDNDDGARTRHYDKADLILVGVSRCGKTPTCLYMAMQYGIRAANYPLTEDDMERLQLPSSLKPYKDKLFGLTIDPDRLAAIRNERKPNSRYASFAQCEFEVREVENLFRRENINYINSTHFSVEEISAKILVEKGVERRLK; from the coding sequence ATGAAACGAACCGCTTTCTTCATTTCCGATGGCACCGGGATCACGGCGGAAACCCTGGGCCAAAGCCTCCTGGCGCAATTCGAGAACATCTCTTTCACCAAGCTCACCCGCCCGTACATCGACAGCGCGGAAAAAGCCCGGGCAATGGTACAGCAAATCAACAATGCCGCGGACAGGGACGGCGCCCGCCCGATCATCTTCGACACACTGGTCAACCAGGAAATCCGCGACATCCTCGCCGAATCCAACGGTTTCATGATCGACATCTTTTCCTCGTTCCTGGCTCCACTGGAACACGAACTCATGTCGCGCTCCTCCTACTCCGTCGGCAAATCCCATTCCATCAGCCACAACACCAACTACATGGAGCGGATCGACGCGGTCAACTTTGCACTCGACAACGATGATGGCGCACGCACTCGTCATTACGACAAGGCCGACCTGATTCTCGTCGGCGTTTCACGCTGTGGCAAAACGCCAACCTGTCTGTACATGGCCATGCAGTATGGCATCCGCGCCGCCAACTACCCGCTGACAGAGGACGACATGGAGCGACTGCAACTGCCCTCCTCGCTCAAGCCGTACAAGGACAAGCTGTTCGGCCTGACCATCGACCCCGACCGCCTGGCCGCCATCCGTAACGAACGCAAGCCCAACAGCCGTTATGCCAGCTTCGCTCAGTGCGAATTTGAAGTCCGCGAGGTAGAAAACCTGTTCCGCCGCGAGAACATCAACTACATCAACTCGACGCATTTCTCCGTCGAGGAGATCTCCGCCAAGATCCTGGTGGAAAAAGGCGTGGAGCGTCGGCTCAAATAA
- the ppsA gene encoding phosphoenolpyruvate synthase: MVEYVVSLDKLGNHDVERVGGKNASLGEMISNLAGAGVSVPGGFATTAQAYRDFLELSGLNDQIHALLDALDVDDVNALAKAGAQIRQWVMDAEFPAQLDADIRRAFAEMSGGNDNMAVAVRSSATAEDLPDASFAGQQETFLNIRGVDNVIRAAKEVFASLFNDRAIAYRVHQGFDHKLVALSAGVQRMVRSETGTAGVMFTLDTESGFRDVVFITGAYGLGETVVQGAVNPDEFYVHKQTLEAGRPAILRRNLGSKAIKMVYGDEARAGKSVKTVEVDAADRARFCLTDEEVTNLAKQALIIEKHYGRPMDIEWAKDGDDGKLYIVQARPETVKSRSSANVMERYLLKEKGTVLVEGRAIGQRIGAGPVKVIHDVSEMDKVQPGDVLVSDMTDPDWEPVMKRASAIVTNRGGRTCHAAIIARELGIPAVVGCGNATELLQDGQRVTVSCAEGDTGLIFDGELGFDIRQNSIDAMPELPFKIMMNVGNPDRAFDFAHLPNEGVGLARLEFIINRMIGVHPKALLNFDGLPADVKSSVEKRIAGYDDPVNFYVEKLVEGVSTLAAAFWPKKVIVRLSDFKSNEYANLIGGKLYEPEEENPMLGFRGASRYISDSFRDCFELECRAMRKVRDVMGLTNVELMVPFVRTLGEASQVIDLLAQYGLKRGENGLRVIMMCELPSNALLADEFLEYFDGFSIGSNDMTQLTLGLDRDSGIIAHLFDERNPAVKKLLANAIQACNKAGKYIGICGQGPSDHPDLARWLMEQGIESVSLNPDSVLDTWFFLADAQA; encoded by the coding sequence TTGGTAGAGTACGTAGTTTCCCTCGATAAGCTCGGCAACCACGATGTTGAGCGTGTAGGGGGCAAGAACGCCTCCCTGGGCGAGATGATCAGCAACCTCGCCGGCGCCGGTGTTTCCGTACCGGGCGGTTTCGCCACCACGGCTCAGGCCTATCGCGATTTTCTCGAGCTGAGCGGTCTGAACGATCAGATCCATGCCCTTCTCGATGCACTCGATGTCGACGATGTCAATGCGCTGGCCAAGGCCGGCGCACAGATTCGCCAGTGGGTGATGGACGCCGAGTTCCCAGCGCAGCTGGATGCGGACATTCGCAGGGCATTCGCCGAGATGTCCGGCGGTAACGACAACATGGCCGTCGCCGTGCGTTCATCGGCGACGGCCGAAGACCTGCCGGATGCATCCTTTGCAGGCCAGCAGGAAACCTTCCTGAACATTCGCGGTGTGGACAACGTGATCCGCGCGGCCAAGGAAGTCTTCGCTTCGTTGTTCAATGACCGCGCCATTGCCTACCGCGTGCACCAGGGCTTTGACCACAAGCTGGTTGCCCTGTCTGCCGGCGTACAGCGCATGGTTCGTTCGGAAACCGGCACCGCCGGCGTCATGTTCACCCTCGATACCGAATCGGGCTTTCGCGACGTGGTGTTCATCACCGGCGCCTATGGTCTGGGCGAGACTGTCGTGCAGGGCGCGGTCAACCCTGACGAGTTCTACGTGCACAAGCAGACGCTAGAGGCCGGGCGCCCGGCGATCCTGCGTCGCAATCTGGGCAGCAAGGCAATCAAGATGGTCTACGGCGACGAAGCCAGGGCCGGCAAGTCGGTCAAGACCGTCGAAGTCGACGCTGCTGATCGCGCGCGCTTCTGTCTGACCGACGAAGAAGTTACCAACCTCGCCAAGCAGGCTCTGATCATCGAAAAGCACTATGGCCGCCCGATGGACATCGAGTGGGCCAAGGACGGTGACGACGGCAAGCTGTACATCGTCCAGGCCCGTCCGGAAACCGTGAAGAGCCGCAGCAGCGCCAACGTCATGGAACGTTACCTGCTGAAGGAAAAGGGCACCGTGCTGGTCGAAGGCCGCGCCATCGGCCAGCGCATCGGCGCCGGCCCGGTCAAGGTCATCCACGACGTCAGCGAGATGGACAAGGTCCAGCCGGGCGATGTGCTGGTTTCCGACATGACCGACCCCGATTGGGAGCCGGTGATGAAGCGCGCCAGCGCCATCGTCACCAACCGTGGTGGGCGTACCTGCCATGCGGCGATCATTGCCCGCGAACTGGGCATCCCGGCGGTTGTCGGCTGCGGCAACGCCACCGAGCTGTTGCAGGACGGCCAGCGCGTGACCGTGTCCTGCGCCGAAGGTGACACCGGCCTGATCTTCGATGGCGAGCTGGGCTTCGATATCCGCCAGAACTCCATTGATGCGATGCCGGAACTGCCGTTCAAGATCATGATGAACGTCGGCAACCCGGACCGCGCCTTCGATTTCGCCCACCTGCCCAACGAGGGCGTCGGCTTGGCGCGCCTCGAATTCATTATCAACCGGATGATCGGCGTGCATCCCAAGGCACTGCTGAATTTCGACGGGCTGCCGGCTGACGTAAAGAGCAGCGTCGAGAAGCGCATCGCCGGCTACGACGATCCGGTCAACTTCTACGTCGAGAAGCTCGTCGAAGGCGTCAGCACGCTGGCCGCAGCGTTCTGGCCGAAAAAGGTCATCGTGCGTCTGTCGGACTTCAAGTCCAACGAGTACGCCAACCTGATCGGCGGCAAGCTCTACGAGCCGGAAGAAGAGAACCCGATGCTCGGCTTCCGCGGCGCGTCGCGCTACATCAGCGATTCGTTCCGCGACTGCTTCGAGCTGGAGTGCCGCGCCATGCGCAAGGTTCGCGACGTTATGGGGCTGACCAACGTCGAGCTGATGGTCCCCTTCGTGCGTACGCTTGGCGAGGCCTCGCAGGTGATCGATCTGCTGGCCCAGTACGGCCTCAAGCGTGGCGAAAATGGTCTGCGTGTGATCATGATGTGTGAGCTGCCGTCCAACGCGCTGCTGGCCGACGAGTTCCTCGAGTACTTCGATGGCTTCTCGATTGGTTCCAACGACATGACCCAGCTGACGCTCGGCCTGGACCGTGATTCGGGCATCATCGCGCACCTGTTCGACGAGCGTAATCCGGCGGTCAAGAAGCTGCTGGCCAATGCCATCCAGGCGTGCAACAAGGCTGGCAAGTACATCGGCATTTGTGGTCAGGGGCCTTCGGATCATCCGGACCTGGCGCGCTGGCTGATGGAGCAGGGCATCGAGAGCGTATCGCTGAACCCGGATTCGGTACTCGACACCTGGTTCTTCCTGGCTGACGCGCAGGCCTGA
- the rraA gene encoding ribonuclease E activity regulator RraA produces MQYVTPDLCDAYPELVQVVEPIFSNFGGRDSFGGQIVTVKCFEDNSLVKDQVDTDGHGKVLVVDGGGSLRRALLGDMLAEKASRNGWEGIVVYGCVRDVDVIAQTDLGVQALASHPMKTDKRGIGDLNVPVTFCGVTFRPGEYVYADNNGIIVSPEALKMPE; encoded by the coding sequence ATGCAATACGTCACTCCCGATCTGTGCGACGCGTACCCGGAGCTGGTACAGGTGGTCGAGCCGATTTTCAGCAATTTTGGCGGCCGCGATTCGTTCGGTGGTCAGATCGTCACCGTCAAATGCTTTGAGGACAACTCTCTGGTCAAGGATCAGGTCGATACGGATGGCCATGGCAAGGTGCTGGTTGTCGATGGAGGCGGCTCGCTGCGCCGCGCGCTGCTCGGTGACATGCTGGCTGAGAAAGCGTCGCGCAATGGCTGGGAAGGGATCGTTGTCTATGGTTGCGTGCGCGATGTTGATGTGATCGCTCAGACCGATCTCGGCGTTCAGGCGCTGGCCAGTCATCCGATGAAAACAGACAAGCGCGGCATAGGCGATCTCAACGTGCCGGTGACCTTTTGCGGCGTCACGTTCCGCCCTGGCGAGTATGTCTATGCGGACAATAACGGCATCATCGTCTCGCCTGAGGCGCTGAAAATGCCGGAGTGA
- a CDS encoding zinc transporter ZntB: MQLSDTQQWGLVHAFVLDGQGGARAIAYADLRDLQLSDVQSLWLHWDRSHPAAQAWLRGQSGLNDFACDVLLEENTRPRVLSLPNEELLLFLRGVNLNPDSAPEDMISLRVFADARRVISLRLRPLRSTEAVIRLLMEGKGPKTASEILVYLADSMTDRVDDLVVQLTERVDQEEERLELDEHYGPEHDSMLSLRRRAAGLRRFLLPQREIYAQLTRNRLSWFVEDDADYWNELSNRLIRYLEELDLVRERIDMVLESERRRLSERMNRTMYIFGIITGFFLPMTFLTGLLGVNVGGIPGAQSPYGFAIACLLIGLIALFQWWIFRRLRWI; encoded by the coding sequence ATGCAGTTGAGCGACACGCAGCAGTGGGGGCTGGTTCATGCTTTCGTGCTGGATGGGCAGGGAGGCGCGCGCGCCATCGCCTACGCGGATCTGCGCGATCTGCAGCTGAGCGACGTGCAAAGCCTCTGGCTGCATTGGGATCGTAGCCATCCCGCCGCCCAGGCCTGGTTACGCGGTCAGAGCGGTCTCAACGACTTCGCGTGTGATGTGCTGCTGGAAGAAAATACCCGGCCACGCGTGCTGTCGTTGCCGAACGAGGAGCTTCTGCTTTTCCTACGAGGCGTGAACCTCAATCCCGACTCCGCCCCGGAAGACATGATTTCGCTGCGCGTGTTTGCCGATGCGCGACGTGTCATCTCGCTGCGCTTGCGACCCTTACGTTCGACCGAGGCAGTCATTCGTCTGCTCATGGAGGGCAAAGGGCCGAAGACGGCGTCCGAGATACTGGTCTATCTGGCGGATTCGATGACCGATCGGGTGGATGATCTCGTGGTGCAGTTGACCGAGCGCGTCGATCAGGAAGAGGAGCGTCTGGAGCTCGACGAGCACTATGGTCCAGAGCACGACAGCATGCTTTCATTGCGCCGCCGGGCGGCAGGTCTGAGACGGTTCCTGCTGCCCCAGCGCGAGATATATGCCCAGCTCACTCGCAATCGCCTGAGCTGGTTCGTAGAGGACGACGCTGACTACTGGAACGAATTGAGCAACCGACTGATCCGCTACCTCGAAGAGCTGGACCTGGTGCGTGAGCGAATCGATATGGTGCTTGAGTCCGAGCGGCGCCGGCTCAGCGAGCGAATGAACCGGACCATGTACATTTTCGGTATCATCACCGGCTTTTTCCTGCCGATGACGTTTCTGACTGGTCTTTTGGGCGTCAATGTAGGCGGGATTCCGGGGGCACAAAGCCCGTATGGTTTCGCTATTGCCTGTCTGCTGATCGGCCTCATCGCATTGTTTCAGTGGTGGATTTTTCGCCGCTTGCGCTGGATCTGA
- a CDS encoding CrfX protein yields the protein MHDPFEESLRDLLNKPSAPDEAERLDRVLKTANRQVGVGDLFGLMGHWLQGLLIAVNSGAGHVAPVSRRHSSNRSFDKAD from the coding sequence ATGCACGATCCCTTTGAAGAATCACTGCGTGATCTGCTCAACAAGCCATCGGCACCAGATGAGGCTGAGCGCCTTGACCGAGTGCTCAAGACCGCGAACCGTCAAGTTGGCGTTGGGGACCTCTTCGGTCTCATGGGGCATTGGCTGCAGGGCTTGCTGATAGCGGTCAACAGTGGGGCGGGCCACGTTGCACCTGTTTCCCGTCGTCATTCATCCAACCGTTCGTTCGATAAGGCCGACTGA